The following is a genomic window from Flavobacterium crassostreae.
CGAGGATTTTAAAATTAAATTTCTCTTTTTTGAAAAAAACTTTCTTGTTGAGAATGCTTCAAATAGTTTTTTTTTAGATAAAATAAAATTATTTAGAGGCTGCAATTACCATCTAATAAGCGTCAATGCAACACAAAGAGAAAGCTGGTTGGATTTGTTGGCTTATTTAGAAAACAAAACAGAACAAGAAAGCGCTTATATAGAAGAGAAAATCAGGACAATAATTTATTATTTATTATTAGAAACAGCCGATATTTTTAATCAAAATAAAGACAAAGATACAGACAAACAAAAGCAGCTGTTTAATGATTTGTACTTTAAGTTCTGTGATTTAGTAAATGCGAATGTTACCGCAAACAAACAGTTGGATTTTTATGCTAAAACACTCTGTGTAACCACCAAACATTTAATTGAAGAAGTAAAAAAAACATCTGGCACCACTCCGGGCAAAATTATTAATGAAGCCCTAATTCAGGAGGCATATATCCTGATGAATAATCCCACCTACAATATTACCCAAATTGCTTTCAAATTACACTTTAGCTCCACGGCATCCTTTAGCCGATTTTTTAAAAGAATTTCAGGAATTTCTCCTCGTGCTTACCAACAAAAGAATTTGAGGTAACAAAAACAGAATTTTGGGTAAAACCAATAGGCTTTGCTTGCTTTAAATTTGTAGTACTTAATCCAGTTTATAGCATTGATTTTAAATTATTTAATTAAAAATCGGTCTTTTGTAAATACGGTTTAAGCATGTTTATGTATAAATTTATTTTAACCCTAAAATTATGAGCAACAACAATTCAGACAGACAAGCCTATTTTATTGGAGGAGGTTTAGCTAGTTTAGCAGCGGCCGTTTATTTATTAGAAGATGGTGGATTTAAAGGGACTAATATTCATATTCTAGAGTCTTTACCCGTTCTAGGAGGCAGTAATGATGGAGCAGGAAACAACCAAGATGGATTTATATGTCGTGGTGGTAGGATGTTAAATGAGGAAACGTATGAAAATTTTTGGGAACTAACCAGCCGTATCCCTTCATTAGAAATACCCAATATGTCTGTAAAAGACGAAATACTAGCTTTTGATAAAGCAAACCCTACACATGCCAAATCCAGATTGGTCGATGCCAACGGAAACAAAATCTCGGTGACGGATATGGGCTTTAACACTGAGGATAGACTCCAAATGGTAAAGTTGTTTTTTTCTGATGAAAATGATTTAGATAATGTAACAATAAGAGATTGGTTTGGAGACCATTTTTTTACAACCAATTTTTGGTATATGTGGCAAACTACTTTTGCTTGGCAAGAATGGTCTAGTATATTTGAGTTTCAGCGCTACATGAAACGCATGCTATTAGAATTTTCAAGAATCCACACCCTAGAGGGAGTTACCAGAACGCCTTATAACCAATTTGACTCCGTTATCTTGCCTTTAAAAACGTTTTTGGACCGTTTTGATGTAAATTTTAAACTACGCAAAACCGTTACAGATCTTGAGTTCAAAGAAACAGACGCCATTACCGTTACCGAAATAAAGTGCACCAATGCCTTGGGAGAAACAGAAACCATAAAGGTTTTGGATACGGATTTAGTGTTCTTTACTAATGGTTGTATCACCGACAACTCCAATAACGGAAACTACCATACTCCAGCAAAATACCAACCAAACAATCCGCCTAGTTTTGCTTTATGGCGAAAAATTGCGGATAAAAAACCAGGTAGATTAGGAAATCCAGATCCATTTTTTGCCAAACCAGATCAAACCAAATGGTATTCTTTTACCCCAACATTTAAAGGAAACCGAATGCTAAAACTCATCGAAGAGTTTACGGGAAATAAACCCGGAAGTGGTGCTTTAATTACGTTCAAAGATTCTTCGTGGAGAATGTCTATCGTTATTGCTGCTCAACCTCATTTTAAAGCACAAGCAGAGGAGGTAACCATTCTTTGGGGATACGGACTCTATCCAGATAAAATAGGAGATTTTGTAAAAAAACCAATGATTGATTGTACCGGAGAAGAAATCTTAACCGAGCTAATTGGGCATTTGCATTTTCAGGAGTATGAAACAGAAATCAAACAAAGCGTTATCAATGTAATTCCTTCTATGATGCCTTATATAGATGCCTTGTTTCAACCCAGAGCCAAAACAGATCGTCCAGAGGTTGTACCGGTTGGAGCAACAAATTTTGCTCTAATTAGTCAGTTTGTAGAAATACCCGACGATATGGTATTTACCGAAGAATACTCCGTTAGGGCAGCCAAAATAGCAGTCTATACCTTGCTAGGGCTAGACAAAGAGATACTACCAGTAACCAGCTACTGGAAACATCCAGAGGTTTTAGCAAAAGCAATTCATACTTCTTATAGATCTTAAATACTTCAAATTATGACATTTAAAAATATTACCATTGCAGGAAGCGGCGTTTTGGGTTCTCAAATTGCGTTTCAAACAGCCTTTCATGGGTATTCTGTTACTCTATACGACATTACAGATGCGGCATTAGCCAAAGCCAAAACTACTTTGCTGCAACTCAGTAAAGCATTTAAAACAGATTTAAACGCCACAGAAGCACAATTAGAAGCCACTTTTGCTAATTTAAAGTATTCTTCTAATTTAACACAAGCTGTAAAAAATGCAGATTTATTGATTGAAGCAATACCAGAAAACCCAAAAATTAAAATAGATTTTTATCAAAAATTAGCAGCTGTTGCCCCACAAAAAACCATTTTTGCTACCAACTCATCTACTTTGTTACCTAGTGAATTTGCTGCGGCAACTGGACGTCCAGCTCAATTTGTGGCGTTGCATTTTGCTAACGAAATCTGGAAACACAACACTGCAGAAATCATGGGACATGCAGGTACTTCGACCGAAGTATTTGAGCAAACAGTAGCTTTTGCTAAATCAATTGGGATGCTTGCTTTGCCTTTGCATAAAGAGCAACCAGGTTATATTTTGAACACTCTTTTGGTGCCATTATTAAATGCTGCTACAAGTCTTTTGGTAAACCAAGTTGCAGATGTACAGACTATCGATAAAACTTGGATGGCGGCCACGGGTGCACCAATGGGGCCTTTTGGTATTTTAGATGTAGTAGGCATTACTACAGCTTATAATATTAATCTAATGGCTGCAAAAACCAGTAATGATCCGGTAAAGATAAAAACAGTGGCTTATCTTAAAGAAAATTTTATCGATACCCATAAATTAGGAGTGGCCACCTCCGAAGGTTTTTATAAATATCCTAACCCAGCTTATAAAGACAAAGATTTTTTGAAGAAATAGTAGCATTCTGCTACATACTTCATGTTGTATGTCTTTGTTAGATTAAGGCAGTATTAAATGCAAAACTCCAGCCGTAGCTAGAGTTTTGTATTTAATTATAAAGCAATTTAGGCTTCTTCCATGGTGTGGTAAACGTTCATTACGTCATCATCCTCTTCCAGCTTTTCAATCAATTTTTCTACGTCTGCCATTTCGACTTCGGATAGTTTTTTGGTGATTTGCGGAATTCTTTCAAAACCAGAAGATAGAATTTCTAAATTACGGTTTTCTAGCTCTTTTTGGATGGTTCCAAAATTAGTAAAAGGGGCATAAATTAAAATACCATCTTCGTCTTCAAAAACCTCTTCGGCACCAAAATCAATTAATTCTAACTCTAATTCTTCGGCATCGAGTCCTTCTGCAGGGATACGAAAGTTGCAGGTATGATCAAACATAAACTCCACAGAACCTTGTGTTCCCATGGTGCCGTTGCATTTGTTAAAATAACTTCGAACATTAGCAACTGTTCTATTGTTGTTGTCTGTAGCGGTTTCAATCAATAATGCAATACCGTGTGGAGCATAGCCTTCAAAAAGAACTTCTTTGTAATTTTCGGTATCTTTATCGGTGGCTTTTTTGATAGCACGCTCTACATTATCTTTAGGCATATTTGCTGCCTTGGCATTTTGGATAACTGCTCTTAATCTTGAATTGGCATCTGGATTTGGACCACCTTCTTTAACGGCCATCACAATATCTTTTCCAATTCGGGTAAATGCTTTGGCCATTGCGGACCAACGTTTCATTTTTCTACCTTTTCTGAATTCAAACGCTCTTCCCATTTATAAGTTTGTTATTTTGAGCTGCAAAAATACATGGATTATGCAGGTTATAAAATCATTTTATTTTTTATAAAAAGGTAGTTTAACCACTGTTGCGGCAACATCATTTTTACGTATTCTAATAAAAATAGCACTATCCACAGCACTATTGGCAACGGTAACATATCCTAATCCAATTCCTTTATTCATTGATGGAGACATGGTTCCAGAGGTTACAATTCCAATTACGGTACCGTTGGCATCTACAATCTCATAATCGTGTCTTGGAACGGCACGTTCTTGCATTTCGAAGGCTACTAATTTTCTGGTTACTCCAGCTTCTTTTTGCTTTTTTAGGTTTTCAGAATTGGTAAATTCTTTTGTAAATTTGGTAATCCAACCTAAACCAGCCTCTAATGGCGAAGTAGTGTCACTAATATCGTTTCCGTATAGACAGAATCCCATCTCCAAACGTAAGGTATCTCTGGCAGCTAAACCAATTGGTTTGATCCCAAAAGCTGCACCCGCCTCAAAAACTTTGTTCCAGATTTGTTCTGCATCGCTGTTTTTGCAATAAATCTCAAAACCACCGGATCCAGTGTATCCTGTTGCAGATATTATTACGTCATCAAATCCTGCAAAATCAGCTACTTTAAAGTGGTAATACGGAATGGTTGCTAAATCCACAGAAGATAAAGATTGCATGGCCTCTACCGCTTTAGGTCCTTGAATGGCTAGTAAAGAGTAGTCTTCGGAAAGGTTTTTCATCGCTACTCCTAAATCATTTTTGGACGAAATCCAGTTCCAGTCTTTGTCTATATTAGAAGCATTTACTACCAAAAGGTATTTTTCTTCCTCCATTTTGTAAATGATTAAATCATCTACAACACCACCGTTGTCATTTGGCAAACAAGAATATTGTGCTCTACCTACCGTTAATACAGCAGCATCATTAGAGGTTACTTTTTGAATTAAAGCCAAGGCATTTGGGCCTTCGAGCAAAAATTCTCCCATGTGAGAAACATCAAAAACACCCACGGCATTACGTACGGTTTCGTGTTCGGCATTTACTCCTTCATATAATATTGGCATGTTGTAACCAGCAAACGGAAGCATTTTTGCTCCCAAACTTTCGTGTATGTGCGTAAGGGCAGTATTTTTCATTGTTTTTGTATATAAAATTTGAAGTGGCTAATTTATTCAAAATTTATTATATCTATAGCATTTCTGTTTAAATTTACGGTTTTTTGCCAACGGTTTTTGCTTATGGTTGCTAATTGGTGCTTTGGCAGGCTTAAAACTAGAGACGCTTCTGTTGGATTAGGTTTTGGTGTTTTTGAAATTTAAAAGGGCTTGTTTTGGATTTTAATACCTAAAAAGACGTTTTGGTTTAGGTTTTATTTTGTATTTTTAGAAAAATAAATAAAAATGAAACAAGCGGTTGTTTTGGATAAAGCAGAAATAGTAAAACGCTATAAACCCATAGATCCTCAAACACACAAAGGCATGCAAGGGCATGCATTGATTATAGCCGGAAGCTATGGCAAAATGGGGGCGGCGGTTTTGGCTTCAAAATCCTGTCTTAAAACAGGTTGTGGGCTGGTAACGGCTCTGGTGCCTAAATGTGGTTATGAAATTCTGCAAATAGCAAATCCCGAGGTTATGACCCTTACGGACAAAAAGGAGCAATACCTCTCTGATATTAAAATGGCTATAAAACCACAGGCTATAGCTATTGGACCGGGTTTGGGGCAGCATATTGTTACCCAAAAGGCGGTTTTGGATTTTTTAAAAACCAATAGAATACCGTTAGTATTGGACGCAGATGCTTTGAATATTTTGGCTTGTAATAAAGCTTGGTTTTCGGTGTTGTTGCCAAAAACAATACTCACACCGCATCCTAAGGAGCTAGAAAGGCTGCTTGGAGAATGGCATACCGAAGAAGAAAAATTCCAGAAGACACGTGCCTTTGTGTGCCAATATGATTTGATCGTGGTTATGAAAGGTGCTCCTACTTATATCTTTACTCCTGATGCAGTATATGTTAACACTACCGGAAATGCTGCTCTAGCAACTGCTGGCAGCGGTGATGTTTTGACCGGCATGCTAACGAGTTTGTTGGCACAAGGCTACTCTGCCACAGATGCGGCACTACTTGGGGTGTACCTTCATGGTCTAACGGCTACTATAGCTTTGCCTAAGACTGGATACCAATCTTTTACGGCTACAACTATTTTGAAAAATATTGGAAAAGCGTTTTTGAGTTTAGAAAACCAGCTGTAGTTAGCATATTTTTTTTTCTAAAAAGACAAATTCTAGGGGTTTTTGATCAATAGAATCGGTTGGGTTTGGGAATGCTTCTCTGGCTCCTGTGGCCACATATCCATGACGCTGGTACCAAGCAAGTAACTCTTCTCGGACTGAAATTACGGTCATCTCTATGGTGTTTAGCCCTAAGGCGCGTGCGTGCTGTTCGGCGGCTTGTAGCAATTGTTTTCCTAAGCCTTTGTTTTGAAAGCTTGGGGATACAGTGAGCATTCCTAAATAGAGTTGGTGGTCTTTTTGGGTTACTAAAACGCAACCCAAGATTTGATTGTTTTGGGTGTATTTTAATAGAGTATGGATGGGGTTGGAGAGGATTTGGTTTAGTTCTTCGGGAGTGGTTCTATTGCCTTTTAGTATATAGGCTTCGGTGGTCCACCCTTGTTTGGCGGTTTCGCCACGGTATGCTGCATTTATTAGGCAATTTAATGCTAAACTATCGTTTGGATTGGCTGGGGTAATCATGTTAGTGGGTTGTTTTGAGGCAGGATAGTGGGTTGGTGCTAAAATAAAGACTACTGCACGTGAGGGAATTGCAGTAGTCTTTTGGGAATAGTATGGGTTTTGTAAATCTAATATAGATCCACTGTAATTTTTTCTAATTTTTGTGTAACAAAACCTCGGCATGTAGGGCAACTTCGTTCCATGTTTTGCTAACGCCATCTTTGCCGGTATGCAAGGCTAGGCAGGCTTTGTTGATGGCGGCTACGGCGGCTAGAGCATCCCAGTTTTCTAAATGCATTATGCCATCAAAGCTTAATTTGGTGTCTGTATTTGCGGTGTATTTTAGAGGGATGTTGGCTGTTTTTCCGTTTAGGGTTACGTCAATGGAGCATTGGTTGTTGTCTGCTACTTTGAATACTCCTGAGATGAGTTGGGTGTTTTTCATGGTTCCAAAAAAGAATTTTAGGATTTTTGGATCGCGTGTTCCTGAGGCGTCGTTGGTATATAGACTCTTTACGGGAATGCTAAATTGGGTGCCGTGGAGTGCCTCTAGTGCTGTTTTTGCTTGTTTGGTGTTGGTGAGGTTTATTTTTTGAAAGCTGCCTTTTACGGCTACTTTGTCGGTGGTTTTGTAGGCGGTAAAGTTTACGGTGGTTGCGCTGTCTATAATTTGGTAGCTGTTGGCTGTGTTGGTTTCGGGTTGGGTGGTTGTTGTGGCTGCTGGGGTTGGTTCTGGGGTGTTTTTGGGGGTTTCTTTGCAGCTAATTGCGGTAAGGGTTAGTAGGCTTAGGGCAAGGTGTTTTAGGTTTTTCATGGTGTTTGTGGGTTTTAGTGTTTGGAGGTAAAATTAAGGATATTTTGTGGGAGATTAGTATTTTGGTGCTTGTTTATGGGGGTAATTTAATGTTAAATCCTACGTAATATTGTGTTAAGATATGTAGGCTTTGTATGGGGTTTGGTGTTTTGTGATTACTTTTAGGGTATTTTTAGGTTTTGTTTTGGGTGTTGGTGGGGTTTTAGCCCAGATAGTAGCGGCATCCTTTGGGTTCTTTCTTTAAGAACCTAAAGATATAGCGGATAGCTGGAATTGCTCCTGAAAAGTAAAGAAGGATTGCTGTAACTGACACTTTTGGGACGGGATGAATAGCAATGACAGGGAGCTGAAAATGTCATCTTGGCAGTTTGTTTTGCCACAGAAGTATAAAAACTGACAATTGATATATGGGTTTTGTGTTGGCACAAAGATTGCTTTATAGTCTGCAAGTAATTAAAACAAGTATACATTAAATTAAATATATTAAAAATGGGTAAAATAATCGGAATTGATTTAGGTACGACAAACTCTTGTGTTTCTGTAATGGAAGGTAATGAAGCAGTTGTTATTCCTAATGCAGAAGGAAAAAGAACTACACCATCTATCATCGCTTTTGTTGAAGGTGGAGAAATTAAAGTAGGAGATCCTGCAAAAAGACAAGCGGTAACAAATCCTACTAAAACAATTGCTTCTATTAAACGTTTTATGGGACAAGGTTTTGGTGAGGTTTCGGCTGAAGCAAAAAGAGTTTCGTACAAAATTGTAAAAGGGGACAACAATACGCCACGTGTGGATATTGATGGTCGTTTATACACTGCACAAGAATTGTCTGCAATGACGCTTCAAAAAATGAAAAAAACGGCCGAAGACTATTTAGGTCAAACCGTGACAGAAGCCGTTATTACGGTTCCTGCTTATTTTAATGATGCACAACGTCAGGCTACTAAAGAGGCTGGTGAAATTGCTGGTCTTAAAGTAATGCGTATCATCAATGAGCCAACTGCTGCGGCACTTGCTTATGGATTGGACAAAAAAGGAACGGATCAAAAAATCGCTGTTTATGATTTAGGTGGGGGTACTTTTGATATTTCTGTTTTGGAATTAGGAGACGGTGTTTTTGAGGTTTTATCTACAAATGGAGATACTCACTTAGGTGGAGATGATTTTGACCACGAAATTATTGACTGGTTAGCGGATGCATTTAAAGAAGAAGAAGGTATTGACTTGCGTTTAGACCC
Proteins encoded in this region:
- a CDS encoding helix-turn-helix domain-containing protein, with product MNPSYDKIHDTLSFFGIDNLRQYYVSTGNQLKAYPNHAIRMDYYCLCLCYQGSAEVFIDNKIQLIHSNEIIATRPATIIQFINESEDFKIKFLFFEKNFLVENASNSFFLDKIKLFRGCNYHLISVNATQRESWLDLLAYLENKTEQESAYIEEKIRTIIYYLLLETADIFNQNKDKDTDKQKQLFNDLYFKFCDLVNANVTANKQLDFYAKTLCVTTKHLIEEVKKTSGTTPGKIINEALIQEAYILMNNPTYNITQIAFKLHFSSTASFSRFFKRISGISPRAYQQKNLR
- a CDS encoding oleate hydratase, encoding MSNNNSDRQAYFIGGGLASLAAAVYLLEDGGFKGTNIHILESLPVLGGSNDGAGNNQDGFICRGGRMLNEETYENFWELTSRIPSLEIPNMSVKDEILAFDKANPTHAKSRLVDANGNKISVTDMGFNTEDRLQMVKLFFSDENDLDNVTIRDWFGDHFFTTNFWYMWQTTFAWQEWSSIFEFQRYMKRMLLEFSRIHTLEGVTRTPYNQFDSVILPLKTFLDRFDVNFKLRKTVTDLEFKETDAITVTEIKCTNALGETETIKVLDTDLVFFTNGCITDNSNNGNYHTPAKYQPNNPPSFALWRKIADKKPGRLGNPDPFFAKPDQTKWYSFTPTFKGNRMLKLIEEFTGNKPGSGALITFKDSSWRMSIVIAAQPHFKAQAEEVTILWGYGLYPDKIGDFVKKPMIDCTGEEILTELIGHLHFQEYETEIKQSVINVIPSMMPYIDALFQPRAKTDRPEVVPVGATNFALISQFVEIPDDMVFTEEYSVRAAKIAVYTLLGLDKEILPVTSYWKHPEVLAKAIHTSYRS
- a CDS encoding 3-hydroxyacyl-CoA dehydrogenase, coding for MTFKNITIAGSGVLGSQIAFQTAFHGYSVTLYDITDAALAKAKTTLLQLSKAFKTDLNATEAQLEATFANLKYSSNLTQAVKNADLLIEAIPENPKIKIDFYQKLAAVAPQKTIFATNSSTLLPSEFAAATGRPAQFVALHFANEIWKHNTAEIMGHAGTSTEVFEQTVAFAKSIGMLALPLHKEQPGYILNTLLVPLLNAATSLLVNQVADVQTIDKTWMAATGAPMGPFGILDVVGITTAYNINLMAAKTSNDPVKIKTVAYLKENFIDTHKLGVATSEGFYKYPNPAYKDKDFLKK
- a CDS encoding YebC/PmpR family DNA-binding transcriptional regulator, encoding MGRAFEFRKGRKMKRWSAMAKAFTRIGKDIVMAVKEGGPNPDANSRLRAVIQNAKAANMPKDNVERAIKKATDKDTENYKEVLFEGYAPHGIALLIETATDNNNRTVANVRSYFNKCNGTMGTQGSVEFMFDHTCNFRIPAEGLDAEELELELIDFGAEEVFEDEDGILIYAPFTNFGTIQKELENRNLEILSSGFERIPQITKKLSEVEMADVEKLIEKLEEDDDVMNVYHTMEEA
- the gcvT gene encoding glycine cleavage system aminomethyltransferase GcvT, producing the protein MKNTALTHIHESLGAKMLPFAGYNMPILYEGVNAEHETVRNAVGVFDVSHMGEFLLEGPNALALIQKVTSNDAAVLTVGRAQYSCLPNDNGGVVDDLIIYKMEEEKYLLVVNASNIDKDWNWISSKNDLGVAMKNLSEDYSLLAIQGPKAVEAMQSLSSVDLATIPYYHFKVADFAGFDDVIISATGYTGSGGFEIYCKNSDAEQIWNKVFEAGAAFGIKPIGLAARDTLRLEMGFCLYGNDISDTTSPLEAGLGWITKFTKEFTNSENLKKQKEAGVTRKLVAFEMQERAVPRHDYEIVDANGTVIGIVTSGTMSPSMNKGIGLGYVTVANSAVDSAIFIRIRKNDVAATVVKLPFYKK
- a CDS encoding NAD(P)H-hydrate dehydratase, with translation MKQAVVLDKAEIVKRYKPIDPQTHKGMQGHALIIAGSYGKMGAAVLASKSCLKTGCGLVTALVPKCGYEILQIANPEVMTLTDKKEQYLSDIKMAIKPQAIAIGPGLGQHIVTQKAVLDFLKTNRIPLVLDADALNILACNKAWFSVLLPKTILTPHPKELERLLGEWHTEEEKFQKTRAFVCQYDLIVVMKGAPTYIFTPDAVYVNTTGNAALATAGSGDVLTGMLTSLLAQGYSATDAALLGVYLHGLTATIALPKTGYQSFTATTILKNIGKAFLSLENQL
- a CDS encoding GNAT family N-acetyltransferase: MITPANPNDSLALNCLINAAYRGETAKQGWTTEAYILKGNRTTPEELNQILSNPIHTLLKYTQNNQILGCVLVTQKDHQLYLGMLTVSPSFQNKGLGKQLLQAAEQHARALGLNTIEMTVISVREELLAWYQRHGYVATGAREAFPNPTDSIDQKPLEFVFLEKKIC
- a CDS encoding YceI family protein, translated to MKNLKHLALSLLTLTAISCKETPKNTPEPTPAATTTTQPETNTANSYQIIDSATTVNFTAYKTTDKVAVKGSFQKINLTNTKQAKTALEALHGTQFSIPVKSLYTNDASGTRDPKILKFFFGTMKNTQLISGVFKVADNNQCSIDVTLNGKTANIPLKYTANTDTKLSFDGIMHLENWDALAAVAAINKACLALHTGKDGVSKTWNEVALHAEVLLHKN